From a single Nissabacter sp. SGAir0207 genomic region:
- a CDS encoding 4'-phosphopantetheinyl transferase superfamily protein, translating into MACHYAKWILSDQEPDLRRLNPDLVATATTFSAKRRQRYLHGRVLLAEMMAYFYGIPFLPKIITPPNGRPCFADANLPDFSLAYAGNTLGVMLSSEGKVGLDMEVIRARSSQVMQLHNEHLSSAEQAWVTEQTEPLEAATQLWCIRQSILKLSGLGNSGLDTLRLHPASGRLRSSVLPDVQVVSDSDSLFAWACAQSPTLGRMVQWRFQPDSGFSQLPESIAAPHVLSSHFMKLLSLPPTK; encoded by the coding sequence ATGGCGTGCCATTATGCGAAGTGGATCCTGTCCGACCAAGAACCGGACCTGCGGCGGCTGAACCCGGATCTGGTGGCCACCGCCACCACGTTTTCCGCCAAGCGCCGACAGCGCTATCTGCATGGGCGGGTACTGCTGGCGGAGATGATGGCCTACTTCTACGGCATTCCCTTCCTGCCCAAAATCATCACCCCGCCGAATGGCCGCCCCTGTTTCGCTGACGCCAACCTGCCCGATTTCAGCCTTGCCTACGCGGGCAATACGCTGGGCGTGATGCTTAGCAGCGAGGGCAAAGTCGGGCTGGATATGGAAGTGATTCGCGCGCGCAGCAGCCAGGTGATGCAGCTGCACAATGAGCACCTCAGCTCCGCCGAGCAGGCGTGGGTCACGGAGCAGACCGAGCCACTGGAGGCCGCCACCCAGCTTTGGTGCATCCGCCAGAGCATCCTGAAGCTCTCTGGCCTCGGCAACAGCGGCCTCGACACCCTGCGCCTGCACCCGGCCTCGGGCCGGTTGCGCTCCAGCGTCCTGCCGGATGTGCAGGTGGTCAGCGACAGCGACTCGCTGTTTGCCTGGGCCTGCGCGCAATCCCCCACCCTTGGCCGCATGGTACAGTGGCGCTTCCAGCCTGACAGCGGCTTCAGCCAGCTGCCAGAGAGCATCGCCGCGCCCCACGTCCTCTCCTCCCACTTCATGAAGCTACTCAGCCTGCCGCCGACCAAATAG